Proteins co-encoded in one Arachis hypogaea cultivar Tifrunner chromosome 13, arahy.Tifrunner.gnm2.J5K5, whole genome shotgun sequence genomic window:
- the LOC112732927 gene encoding magnesium protoporphyrin IX methyltransferase, chloroplastic — MAFSASFWSSLIPPNRGFCFARAPPANQKPTTKQHPLTTAFAIDPLSTATAAEVTGAIDGTTIAVIGGGSVAALAAVLSLSDPERRRKEQAEVVGGGDKEVVREYFNNTGFQRWKKIYGDTEDVNRVQLDIRLGHSKTVESTLMMLKDEGSLEGVTVCDAGCGTGSLAIPLAKEGAIVSASDISAAMVAEAEKQAKEQLGSSEDSVSPAAAMPKFVVKDLESLDGKYDTVVCLDVLIHYPQNKADGMIAHLASLASNRLILSFAPKTFYYDLLKRIGELFPGPSKATRAYLHSEADVERALQKVGWKIRKRGLITTQFYFAKLVEAVPM, encoded by the exons atgGCGTTCTCAGCGTCGTTCTGGTCTTCGCTAATTCCTCCAAACAGAGGATTTTGTTTTGCTAGAGCACCTCCCGCCAATCAAAAACCGACGACCAAACAGCATCCACTCACAACTGCATTTGCCATTGACCCGCTCTCGACTGCAACCGCGGCCGAAGTAACCGGTGCAATTGACGGGACGACGATCGCCGTGATCGGCGGGGGATCGGTGGCTGCGCTGGCGGCTGTGCTGTCGCTTTCGGACCCTGAGAGGCGGCGGAAGGAGCAGGCGGAGGTGGTTGGAGGGGGCGACAAGGAGGTTGTGAGGGAATACTTCAACAACACGGGATTCCAGAGGTGGAAGAAGATCTACGGTGACACGGAAGACGTGAACCGGGTTCAGTTGGACATAAGGTTGGGGCACTCGAAGACGGTGGAGAGCACGCTTATGATGTTGAAGGACGAAGGGTCGCTGGAAGGTGTGACGGTGTGTGACGCCGGTTGCGGCACCGGTTCCCTTGCGATTCCGCTGGCCAAGGAGGGTGCCATTGTTTCCGCCAGCGATATCTCCGCTGCTATGGTTGCTGAAGCTGAGAAACAG GCAAAAGAACAACTTGGATCAAGTGAAGATAGTGTATCCCCTGCAGCTGCGATGCCGAAATTTGTGGTGAAAGATTTGGAAAGCTTAGATGGCAAGTATGACACGGTGGTGTGCCTGGATGTTTTGATTCACTATCCGCAAAATAAGGCAGACGGCATGATTGCTCACCTTGCATCATTGGCCAGCAACcggttgattctgagttttgctCCAAAGACATTCTATTATGATCTGCTAAAGAGGATTGGAGAGTTGTTCCCCGGACCTTCAAAGGCAACAAGGGCATATCTTCATTCGGAGGCAGATGTAGAGAGGGCATTGCAAAAGGTTGGCTGGAAGATAAGGAAGAGAGGCTTAATCACCACTCAGTTTTACTTTGCTAAGCTTGTCGAGGCTGTTCCTATGTAG
- the LOC112732926 gene encoding trihelix transcription factor ASR3 isoform X2, which translates to MVCILSQSTKNTRVRVIIINAMESNSEKNINISVGSSGGGSEHVPLVTVAKQPTTATETVAKGETRAKATRHPRWTRQESLVLIESKKLVESGEQINRYQSPPGFVVLQTDPKWDMVSSLCQQRGVKRGAVQCRKRWGNLLTDFRKIKKWETNVKDENESFWMMRNDKRKENKLPGFFDSVVYNVLDGGVCTAAAYPLTLIKGPPKQENISGGGGDRGEGEGVVTASKKDHHRSRNQPHRQNHDEVDEDDDMEDDETIVDSEMGWSTEEENNTNSTTETGKVNNSSLMLLKTPTVAGAKETVMNMMMVMGSTQKIPLPKLPTSEKQPTPTSCKGNYDHPPGFQREGVSQEGHKKRRLSPGNSEHTTNFNNNIVRVLRRNNNMLKAHLGAQNMNYQLAREHQKEQTDSLLAALGKLTDALSKIADKL; encoded by the exons ATGGTTTGTATCTTATCTCAATCCACAAAAAACACTCGTGTGCGCGTGATCATAATAAACGCCATGGAATCAAATTCAGAGAAGAATATCAACATCAGCGTAGGTTCTTCCGGTGGTGGTAGTGAACATGTTCCACTAGTAACCGTCGCAAAACAACCAACGACAGCAACAGAAACCGTAGCCAAAGGCGAAACAAGAGCCAAAGCGACAAGACATCCAAGATGGACAAGACAAGAGTCCCTTGTTCTCATAGAGTCCAAGAAACTTGTCGAGAGTGGGGAACAGATTAACAGGTACCAATCGCCACCTGGGTTTGTTGTTCTTCAGACGGATCCAAAGTGGGATATGGTTTCATCGTTGTGCCAGCAACGAGGTGTTAAGAGAGGCGCTGTTCAGTGTCGAAAAAGATGGGGGAACCTTCTCACTGATTTCAGGAAGATCAAGAAGTGGGAAACAAATgtgaaggatgagaatgaatcgtTTTGGATGATGAGGAATGATAAGAGAAAGGAGAACAAGTTGCCGGGGTTCTTTGATTCTGTAGTCTACAATGTTCTTGATGGAGGGGTATGCACTGCAGCCGCGTATCCATTGACGCTTATTAAGGGCCcaccaaaacaagaaaatattagtggtggtggtggtgatcgGGGGGAAGGAGAAGGTGTGGTGACGGCAAGCAAGAAGGATCATCATCGCAGTCGCAATCAACCTCATCGCCAGAATCATGACGAGGTTGATGAGGACGACGATATGGAGGATGATGAGACCATTGTGGACAGTGAGATGGGTTGGAGCACTGAAGAGGAGAACAACACTAATTCTACGACAGAGACAGGGAAGGTGAATAACAGTAGTCTAATGCTGTTGAAAACACCTACTGTTGCAGGTGCTAAGGAAACggtgatgaatatgatgatggtGATGGGGAGTACACAGAAGATACCGTTACCCAAATTGCCTACTTCAG AGAAACAACCAACACCAACATCTTGCAAAGGGAACTACGACCATCCACCAG GCTTTCAAAGAGAAGGTGTGTCACAGGAGGGGCACAAGAAGAGGAGATTATCACCAGGTAATAGTGAACACACCacaaatttcaacaacaacaTTGTCAGAGTACTAAGAAGGAACAATAACATGCTGAAAGCACATCTTGGGGCTCAGAATATGAATTACCAGTTGGCCAGAGAACATCAGAAGGAGCAAACAGATAGCTTGCTTGCAGCCCTTGGCAAGCTCACAGATGCTCTATCAAAAATTGCTGACAAGCTGTGA
- the LOC112732926 gene encoding trihelix transcription factor ASR3 isoform X1, producing the protein MVCILSQSTKNTRVRVIIINAMESNSEKNINISVGSSGGGSEHVPLVTVAKQPTTATETVAKGETRAKATRHPRWTRQESLVLIESKKLVESGEQINRYQSPPGFVVLQTDPKWDMVSSLCQQRGVKRGAVQCRKRWGNLLTDFRKIKKWETNVKDENESFWMMRNDKRKENKLPGFFDSVVYNVLDGGVCTAAAYPLTLIKGPPKQENISGGGGDRGEGEGVVTASKKDHHRSRNQPHRQNHDEVDEDDDMEDDETIVDSEMGWSTEEENNTNSTTETGKVNNSSLMLLKTPTVAGAKETVMNMMMVMGSTQKIPLPKLPTSAEKQPTPTSCKGNYDHPPGFQREGVSQEGHKKRRLSPGNSEHTTNFNNNIVRVLRRNNNMLKAHLGAQNMNYQLAREHQKEQTDSLLAALGKLTDALSKIADKL; encoded by the exons ATGGTTTGTATCTTATCTCAATCCACAAAAAACACTCGTGTGCGCGTGATCATAATAAACGCCATGGAATCAAATTCAGAGAAGAATATCAACATCAGCGTAGGTTCTTCCGGTGGTGGTAGTGAACATGTTCCACTAGTAACCGTCGCAAAACAACCAACGACAGCAACAGAAACCGTAGCCAAAGGCGAAACAAGAGCCAAAGCGACAAGACATCCAAGATGGACAAGACAAGAGTCCCTTGTTCTCATAGAGTCCAAGAAACTTGTCGAGAGTGGGGAACAGATTAACAGGTACCAATCGCCACCTGGGTTTGTTGTTCTTCAGACGGATCCAAAGTGGGATATGGTTTCATCGTTGTGCCAGCAACGAGGTGTTAAGAGAGGCGCTGTTCAGTGTCGAAAAAGATGGGGGAACCTTCTCACTGATTTCAGGAAGATCAAGAAGTGGGAAACAAATgtgaaggatgagaatgaatcgtTTTGGATGATGAGGAATGATAAGAGAAAGGAGAACAAGTTGCCGGGGTTCTTTGATTCTGTAGTCTACAATGTTCTTGATGGAGGGGTATGCACTGCAGCCGCGTATCCATTGACGCTTATTAAGGGCCcaccaaaacaagaaaatattagtggtggtggtggtgatcgGGGGGAAGGAGAAGGTGTGGTGACGGCAAGCAAGAAGGATCATCATCGCAGTCGCAATCAACCTCATCGCCAGAATCATGACGAGGTTGATGAGGACGACGATATGGAGGATGATGAGACCATTGTGGACAGTGAGATGGGTTGGAGCACTGAAGAGGAGAACAACACTAATTCTACGACAGAGACAGGGAAGGTGAATAACAGTAGTCTAATGCTGTTGAAAACACCTACTGTTGCAGGTGCTAAGGAAACggtgatgaatatgatgatggtGATGGGGAGTACACAGAAGATACCGTTACCCAAATTGCCTACTTCAG CAGAGAAACAACCAACACCAACATCTTGCAAAGGGAACTACGACCATCCACCAG GCTTTCAAAGAGAAGGTGTGTCACAGGAGGGGCACAAGAAGAGGAGATTATCACCAGGTAATAGTGAACACACCacaaatttcaacaacaacaTTGTCAGAGTACTAAGAAGGAACAATAACATGCTGAAAGCACATCTTGGGGCTCAGAATATGAATTACCAGTTGGCCAGAGAACATCAGAAGGAGCAAACAGATAGCTTGCTTGCAGCCCTTGGCAAGCTCACAGATGCTCTATCAAAAATTGCTGACAAGCTGTGA